Proteins from a single region of Phycisphaeraceae bacterium D3-23:
- a CDS encoding shikimate kinase, with amino-acid sequence MNIILFGYRGCGKTTVGKLLANKLWKDFVDTDDLVRQRFDGQDIATIWQQHGEHAFRQAEVEVTAHVLALDNHVVALGGGTLMQPAARESVADAADIKRIYLSCSPTTLLQRINADAGTDDQRPSLTGAGSATDAGLAEIERVLAERDPVYRAAADAVFDVTFCTPEQVASHLVKLV; translated from the coding sequence CGACCGTCGGCAAGCTCCTCGCCAACAAGCTCTGGAAAGACTTCGTCGATACCGACGACCTGGTCCGCCAACGCTTCGACGGCCAGGACATCGCGACGATCTGGCAGCAGCACGGCGAACACGCCTTCCGCCAGGCCGAGGTCGAAGTCACGGCCCATGTCCTCGCGCTCGACAACCACGTCGTCGCGCTAGGCGGCGGCACCCTGATGCAGCCCGCCGCACGCGAATCCGTCGCGGATGCAGCCGACATCAAACGCATCTACCTGTCGTGCTCGCCGACGACCTTGCTTCAGCGTATCAACGCCGACGCGGGCACCGACGACCAGCGCCCGTCTCTCACCGGCGCAGGCAGCGCGACCGACGCGGGGTTGGCCGAGATCGAACGCGTCCTCGCGGAGCGCGACCCCGTCTACCGCGCGGCCGCCGACGCCGTCTTCGACGTCACCTTCTGTACGCCCGAGCAGGTCGCGAGCCATTTAGTGAAGCTGGTGTAG